AAGCTAATTACTCCTGTCTCACTCCAGTCAAGTTTATCTATTACAGTTAATCAGTGTTTCTAGCCGTCCTGTTCAAATGCATGAAAATTAACCAAAGCATAAAAGTTCTTGGTAGACATACTTTTGGACTTCTTTGATTCATATTGGGCCAGACGTTCCTCCCTcagtttctttgcttcttcactttcctgaaagagaaatctAAAGTTACAGTAAAGCACCAAACCCCCGCATCTTTAAAGCTTTACCAAATTGACTGGCATCTACTCAGGCAAAAACAAATCATCACAACCGTCAGCCGAAAGATggtgattttttgttttattcatcaTGTAACCAGTCAAAGGTAAAGTAGACAGTTCACCCCATTGCAACACATTCCTTCCTAACTCCTTGGAGTTTTTACCTTCCaagcttttctgttctgcaaagaTAGCTGAATTTGAGAATTCCGAGTAGGATCTGGTATCAAGGTCACAAATTTAAGTAACTTAAACTAGTTAAGGCAAAAATCTGCATACCTGGGTATTTCTAAGAAAcccaaataaatacagaaaggtCAAGTACCTCCTCATCATCAGATCCAAAAAGATCAATGTCATCATCATCTTTGCTATCTGTGGCTGCACCTGTTGTGTCCTCAACATCAGCAGGACCGTATTTCCCCAAAGCCTTCTTTACTCCTGgcaagctgaaagaaaacaggaggtaTTAGGAACCTACTCAAATGTCAATACAAATACTGCCAATCTGTCAATGAACCTACAAGTGCATTCATGGTAAAAAATGTTGcgctaaaaaaaataagtatctaGTTCTGCTACTTGAAAACAGAACCTCCCCAAAGACAATTCCCAGTGCTCCTGACATGCTAGTTGAGACTACAGCAAATCCCATATTCAAAGATTGTTCATCTGAGCCGACATGATCCTGCCCAACATTGCTGCTCCACCTACATATATGGctagaaaaagctttcttattGGAATCATTTATCAGCATTACATTCTGTGTAGGAAGAGTTATCAACTTCTTGTTCATGcttctctaaaaatattttcatttgtttaaaaactaatagtgacagaaaacacagtgtTGCAAGGTAACTGATCCTGTGACTTTGGAAGTGTCAGTGAATGCTTTACTCTGAAAGCTAGCTCTCAACAGCATGCAAGGGACCAGAACCCCCTGAATTCATTCTCCTAGAGCTTATATACTTCTGTAGTCTTAGAATAAGCTCGTAGTTCTATCGTTACTGTGAACCGCTGTTACGAGAGTCATAAAACTAGCTTTAGTTTTCAGGAACTAGAAGCAGTTTCCAGAGTGGACTTTGTGAAGCAACTGTATAATCTCAGTCCCCTTAGCATCGTAAGAGCTTCAGAAACGGACTGGTGACTGAGCCACCCAACTTTACAAGAGTTCCCTCCAAACAGGACTGAGGCACATAGAGGAGGCAGTGTAGCAATACTGACACTACCTGTGCTGTACCTTTTTAGAGAGGCCTGCAGTCTCCATGGATGTCAATACAGCACCTTTCATGAACACTAAAAtcactaaaaaagaaaaaagataacatttgctttcatatttCCCCTTCTTTATATGTGTTTCTGCATTGCAAATCATTGATTTTATCTTCCAGGACTAAAAACCTGAACAAACCACTTTCCTTATTTATCATCTATGTACTGtatatttatctttaaagaCTCCTGTAAAACTTTTTAATCCACTTTGGTGTTGCCTTTATGGGGCCCATTACTGGCAAGTAATTTCCAGCTTCCAGCATAGCTATCTGTGTAAATGGCAGCAACAAAACTCAAGCTTTTCTTACAAGCTTTAGCAGACATGTCAGCAACTGAACAGAGACAGGACCAGGCTGCCTAAATTCTAAGTGAAAAGTGTAATGTACTGACAGAGCAGGTCTGCTCTGCTTCTAGAGCTGTTCCTGTTCCAACGGCAACACAAAGAGCCACATGGTACcagtgaaaaacagttttgttcaaACTcggaaaaacaaatgcaacacTTCGTAGACCAGTTCGCACGTATATTCCAGCTTCGCAGTTTAACCATAccttgccttttgcttttcGTACGACTTAATATGATTGTACCACCGAAGAGCATGAAACAAGTCTGCAGGAGGTGGGGCAGCGATTGCTTCAAAGACTGCTATATCAGCCTGAGAAGGGACGTACCTGCGGAGAATAAGCCGAAGTTAACCCCCTTCCTCGGTGCACGCAGGAAGACGTGAAGCAGCAGCCGCTGAGCACAGAGACGACCGcgccgcagcagcagcagcagctcggTTCGTCCGCCAGGCTGCTGCTAGGCCCAGCGGCAAGCACCGCAGAAAGTGCGAGAAGCCAGGCGGGCTCGGCACCGCGGGCGCGCTGTAGCGGCCCACGAGCTCGGCCAGCTTCAGCGCTGCGCCGCCCATAGCGGCCTTgcggcagcagctgctggggactGAAACACACGCGTGCCTGAAGGCCCCCCCCGCGCCGGCacggccccccgcccccccccccccggttccTGTCAGGCCAGCGGGCCTCACCGCGGCCTGGCCAGGCACGCCTCCCCCGAGCCCCAGCACTCCCCCAGCCGCCTCTCACCCCTCGATATAGCTCCTGTCAGCTAGGAAATCATTGAGGACCCGGAGGCCAGCGGCGGACTTAAGGTCCCCGAAGCCCATGGCGGCAGCGGCGCGGAACACAAACCCGCCCGCGCACCCTCAGCCCAACCGCCGCGCAAAGAGGCCCAGTCCCCCTTGCGCCGCCTTTATATAGCAGCTGGTATCCCTCCGCAGACTGGCACGCACGTATATCCCTCCGCAAGAATGAACCGCGAGATAGTTCCTCAGCGGTTGGCTGCTCCAGCGCAGGGCGTGCAGCGGACGGAACATCAGAAGTGCGGGGAAGGATCGGAGTAATAAATGTGAGGTTAACGATAAAGCTCAGGAAGCTTTTCAGTGTTACAAGGGTACTGTAACATTCCCTCTACTGTCGTGTCCCGTCCCGCCCCCCCTCCGCGCTGCAGGCACCAGCGGAAGTTGCCGGAGTTGGGCGAAGAACAAAGCGGAAGCAGACGGAAATTGCCGAGGGTGGCGTGTCTGACGGTGGCCGAGAAGGTGCTGGGAGAACGGCGGAAATTGCCGAGTTCCATCGTTCGCCGATAACCTAACGGAAATCCCCGAAGCGGTTAGTTCCGAAGATTGACGAACGTGTACGTCAGAAAGCGACACACGTCGCCGAGGCTTCCCGCTCCGGAGATTGCCGAAGGAGGCTCCGGGGAGCGGCGGAAAGGCCCGAGGCCGCCGCCATAGAGGCTGAGGCTGAGGCGGAGGGCAgcccgggcagcggcggggaACGCCGAGGCGCCTCCGCCGTCCGTGCCGCGCCAGGTAACGGCGGACGCCGCGGCAGGGACGGCGGCGGCGCCTCCGCAGCGCGGGGACGGCCGGCTGCGGCGACGCCGTTAAGGGCGCCCTCCTCCCGTCGCTGCTCCCGGTGCCCTTGACGGGCTCagcggcgggccgggggctgcccggcgggcggcggcggaggcACCTCCAAGGTGACCCCCGCGCCGGGCGGCGCTGCCGCGGGCCGTGCCCTCGGCCCCGGCGCTGTGGCAGAGCGCCCCGGGGCCCGCCTGGGAGCCCCGCCGGCAGGCACGGGGACGCCGGGCCCGCCGCCGACCTGCGCCGTCTGGCAAGGCCCCGGCGCGGTCCCTGTGGGAGCAGGGCCCGGGGGAACGGGGCGGACAGGCACCCCGCGCGTTGGCCCGCTGCAGGCGGAGAGCCTGCTGGGTTTCTGGCCGCAGCCGCCCCTCGGGACGGCAGCGGAGCGCTTGTTGTGTGCCTTTGCGTTTGTTTGTAAACACGTACCGGCTGCAGTGAAGCTGCCACCCGTTCTCGGTGGCTGCTCTGCCTTCGTCCGTGCTCCTGGCAGCTCTTGGAGAGTTAGTGGCTTGAGCGAGGCTGCTAGCTGCTTATCACCGTGACATTCACCATTTTTAATGTAAGGTGACATACGTATGTATAAAGTATAGATAGTTATAAAAAGAGAGCCATATCTTGCAGTTTAAGAAAGTGACTTATTCTTTTATAACTCTGCGCGTATAGGTGCATAATACTTCCTTGCAACTGGTATAGAAGTTTTTGCTCTGCCTGTTTAAAACCTGTCAGCAAACGTTTGAACTGATAAAAACTTAGtgttgttttctctcttatCAAAGCACCATGCTTCGACTACCTGCTGTCCGCAGGACCTTAGCTGGGGTCGCCCAGTCCTCCAAAGTGTGTGGTAAGTGTCTAGTTTATTCGTGTGTGTATGGTGATAAAATTCACGTATGTGTAAATGACTTATTGAAGGCTATGTACGCGTACTTCATTTGCAGCTCTGGAATTCTATGTTGTGCCGTTTCTAGAACTAGGATGCTATCAGTACTGTATAACTGTAAGATAAGGAGTGTGGGGTCTGACGGTTTGCATCTAGCAGTAActgaaagtttttgttttctttttccatgtctcTCAGGGCGTACAACTGCGACGGCAGCCAGCAACCAAATAGAGGTGTTTGTGGATGGTCATCCTGTATTGGTGAACCCAGGAACCACAGTACTTCAGGTGTTGGCAGGGGCATGCTGAATTTTTCTTGGACTCCCCATCTCACTTCTTGGCACCATGTTCTATTCcatatagcaaaaaaaccccaaaaccaaaaatgttttacattgttTCTTGCAATTCTTTAGGGGTGTTTTCACTGACTGTGATGCAATTTCATGTGGCAGAAATCCTTTGGGGAGttcagtgtttgaaaaagaagcATCTGCCGTGATTGCCTGAAAGAAGATGCATGCAGTATGAATCCCAACTGCAAAAATTTGTGCAGTGCAATAACAGACTTTGATAAATTCTGGTTGAAGTTCTAGCTCTGAACTCTATGTGACCTTGTAGTCTTTCAGAACCTGTTAATTTTGTGTCTTATTAAAGCGGTGTCTCAGGTAAATGAGGGATTGTCTCCTTTTGGTTATTAGTTCTTATGATTCAGAATGCTGATCCTTCgctgcttttattcttcttgGTGTGGGAAGAAACAGATCCTGGATCTCCCAGCCTGTACTCAGCATTGTTGCTTTTCAGGCCAAAATTTCAAGTAGATCTTTTTCCAGTCTAACGTCTTTTTAAGAAGCCATTAAATGGGGATGTGGTATAGTGAGTTAGAACATTAAAGTACTTagtgtttatttcaaaatatatttctcattatttggATACAAGTTAGGAATTTATTTAGGCATTAGAATGCCCCCAGCAGGAGTCTAGTGTaaaattttcttaaatgctattttttattagctttttagttttgcttacatgtgatgattttttttagaaataatcagaaaaattaGATCCTGGtagttcttttttatttaattcagtgGTATTTCTTCTGGCAGGCATAGCTAACGCTATAACATAGATCCCATCAGCTGTGGGGATTTTATGCAGGAAAGGCCGTCTTTATCTGTTCTCTGGAAATCTGTCGTCTCTGTCCTACTATCTCTTCTTCAGACATGTCATAGAAGAATGTTTCTTTGCGTTTGGGGTTCTACTGAAGCTGAAGATTGACGATGCTCCAGTACCTTTATAGAGAGTATCTGTGTTGTTGAATTATCAGAAATCATTATGCCCATTGTTGTTTCCTTTATATTcttcaaattttccttttatgtgcttttctttaaatagtgcATGCATTCTTCAAAAAGTTATTTGTATTGCTAGTGTCCTATCTATTAGAGAGAATTCTCTCTGTTCTTggaggaaagaatgaaagagagGTCAGTTCTCATTTCCTCAATCAGTTacaaattttggaaaaaatatatgtgtaaTTGATAACCTGATATGTTTCTGCGTGATCACAATTATTTATTATCACTTCTTAAGATGAAAGGTCGAATGCACTATATTCCTAAGCACTAACACTGTTAttctttgaaaaactgaataacGTTTTATGAGGTGGAACTGAAAGGTCTaactaaaatttaattttcctttgtttcttattctttaTAGGCCTGTGAAAAGGCTGGAATTCAGATACCTCGTTTTTGTTATCATGATCGTCTCTCTGTTGCTGGAAACTGTAGGATGTGTCTTGTGGAAATAGAGAAAGCTCCAAAGGTATTGTATGTGTTTCATAGGAATTGcaattttctgctgtgcttaGGGCCTAGTTTAAATCTTGTAAGTAATTGTTTGTACTATCATTAGCACACCATTTGTTGTCATTCAGCTGCTCGAagcagttttttcccttctccccactgGACTGCAGTGATTGCCTATAGATCAACATCAGTTTCTCAGATTCTTATGGATTATCTTGCTCCTGGACATGAGCATTAGATAGCTGTGCATTTTCAGTCAGatacatttttatgttctgtAATTCAGGCATCAACTGCACATTTTCAGCTGATATTACACAAATGGTAAACTGCAGGTTTGTTCTAGCTAAGCAGAGATTGCAGTTACTTattagtttatattttaatgcattatgTACCATTGATGTCTGTTGTAAAATAGTAGTTGACTTCAGGATTGAATGCTGTCTTCAGCAGTATTAAGAAATCTGTGCAGATAATTGAGGCATTCTTTTGGAGTTCAGCCTTGGATTACACACTTGTATTCACATATAAAACTCTTTAGCTCACCTCAACTTGAATTCCATAGTTTGAGCTTTGGTTTCTGGAAATGTTAGGTTATCGCTCAAGATGGACGTCATGATGGTCTATCTCATGATGTGGTTGAAAAGTAGGAGGGATTTGTTTTCTGAGCAGGAGTTTTTGTTAATCTTGGAGTAATCTTGTGAAGAACTTTATTCCAAGTCTCTTTGTATAGGCTTTGTCCAAATAAATGTCTCGTAAATGATGCATACTCTGAACTTCAGTTCTAGAGGTTTTCCAGATCTCTGCTGAATCTCTTTGATTTGCCTTATATCTGTTACAACTCTGACTTTCTTCTTGCTGTAACTACTTGAATTGGAACCCGAAAGTGTAAAATTTtcaacttcaaaaataaataaatgataacTAATTTAACCTTTTTATATAGCAGATTATTAATAAATATGGCTTCTAGTGACTTTATTGgttagattttcttcttttttttccttgcagataCCTCTTTATTTCTACAACATGTTAAATTAATAACAGATGCCTATGTAAGAAtgtggggggagggagaggttgGGGTTTGTGCCCATGTTGAGAAGAAATATGTTGTGttcatgcttcctttttatgaTGATTGCAGCCAGTTGCTGCTTGTGCCATGCCAGTTATGAAGGGCTGGAACATACTGACAAACTCTGAGAAGTCCAGGAAAGCAAGGTACCTTTCTTTTAGCCTCCCATAGCTGATCAGTTGTACTATCTGCTAAATGATGTAAAGTTGACATTAACTTTAATTCCTGAACCCAACAGAGAGGGTGTAATGGAGTTCCTGCTGGCAAATCACCCATTGGACTGTCCTATCTGTGATCAGGGTGGAGAATGTGATCTACAGGTACAACATCCAATTAAATTGTGTAGACTGATGTATTAATACTCTTGTCTTGGGTGAAATTGTGCTTTCCAGCAGCCTGGATACgtctgttttctgttgtctgtTCTAGGATCAATCGATGATGTTTGGCAGTGATAGGAGTAGATTTAGAGAGGGAAAACGTGCTGTGGAGGACAAGAACATTGGCCCGTTAGTCAAAACAATCATGACTCGGTGTATACAGTGCACTCGATGTATCAGGTAatgtcctttattttttgctggAGAGAGTACTCAGCAGTCATATTTATATCAGTTTGTTACTTGTGAAAGAAACACCATGAGGGGcagtcaattttttttatttcttttctgactgtacttaagaattttatttctgggaGGGACTGATAGCTGGTTTCCCAGAGCTACCAGACAGCTGTCATACAGGAAATAGAGCGAGATGGCCAAAACATcaaactgaaatcagaattcTGCAGGGCAGAACTGGTCCCATGGTGTCAGTGCCAGaatggattttaaaacattaagttGACTTCCTCAGCCACAGTTGcaagatttatttattcttgaCAGCCTCTGGTAGCTATATTGATGCTGTTCTGTGAGATTCAGTACTAGCTAACTTGAGCCAGATGGAAAAGAATACAATGTACCCGCCTAGTTCTAGAAAGAACTTGTTAGTTAGGACTAATCTTGGCCTCAGACTGTGGAATTCAATGAGCACTGAACTGCTCTGGTTTTTGATTGAACTCCACCTAGTTTTTGTATCCCTGTCTGAATGAAATCCTGCAAATGTATAGTCCTGCATGTGATGCACTGACTAACAGATCTAaacaattgttttcttctttcaggtcTATGAACTAAGGCTAATGTTTTGTCTTAAGAAAATGAGATAAAGGTTGAAAAATGTGCTATGTTGCTGTTGTACATTCCAgatctgtttttcattctttttgcaTCTACCAGGTTTGCTAGTGAGATTGCAGGGGTAGATGACTTGGGAACAACCGGAAGAGGAAATGATATGCAAGTTGGTACTTATGttgaaaaaatgttcatgtcTGAGTTATCAGGAAATATTATTGACATCTGCCCAGTTGGTGCTCTTACCTCCAAGCCATATGCCTTTACTGCACGCCCATGGGAGACAAGGTATGTATCTTAACTCATACTGAAGATgcagctttctctgtttctgtcgTACACTTTATCTTAGAATATGTCCATCTATGATACCAGGggttttctctgatttttattctCTGCGTTTTTGTTGTAGACTTTCCATAGACTGAATCTAACACAAATTCTGTTATTTACTCACAGCTCattcaagaaaaggaagaatgttATAGTTGGTAGACTATTCTTCCCTTATTTTTACTCTAAAATGTTTTGGACTTGTAGGTTGTGCCGATTGCTCAGTAAAAAGTTGTGTAtaaaggaaaattcaaattCATTAACTCAGTAATTGTTGAggatattatttaaaatatcttgtgAAACGAAGCTCTTACATGTATATCTAAAGCTAAACctacagcactgtttttttgttattgttatgCAGTCTGTTGCTGCTTGTATATAGAAAACTGCAAATGGTTTATTTGTTCTTCTAAACAGGAAGGTAGAGTCAATTGATGTTCTTGATGCAGTTGGAAGCAACATCGTAGTGAGCACGAGAACTGGAGAAGTGATGAGAATTTTGCCAAGGCTGCATGAAGATATCAACGAGGAATGGATATCTGACAAAACAAGGTGTGTGGGAGGTGTTTGTACCCATGTGTGCGTTTATGCATGCATTAAAGGCACACTCTGCAGAACCAGAAATGTGGACAGTAGCACTGACTTCTGGATTCCACCTCTAATATTGTAAAGCTATAGTGAAGAATAATTagtaaaacatgtttttaatactATAATTAAAGTTACTGAGTTTTctagtgttttcatttttttatgttttttttttacagtaatttttttatttgtatcagattttttttgcttgtttttgagaaggaaaagttAAACTTTCAGGGGAAGTacttgtgtttctcttttctcatcaTTGCAAGCTGTTAGAAAACTCAGtcttagaaaatatttagtatACACAATTATCTTTGTCTTTGCTCTTTAATAATATTAGTGGTGTTCACTTAGGTTTGCTTATGATGGTCTGAAGCGTCAGAGACTTACTCAGCCAATGATCAAAAATGAGAAAGGACTATTTGTTTATGCCTCATGGGAGGATGTGTTAACTCGTGTTGCTGGCGTGGTAAGAACAATTTTCAATATATGTAGTGTGAAATTAATTACTAAAGCTGGACATATTACAATGATTAATATGAAAACATAGAAATATagaaaagggcttttttcttAAGGTTAGAGGGGATCATTTGACTTCTAATCCATTGTATTTACACttaaatttcttgttttgaataTTATTTCCTGTTTCATGGATTAGACCATCTGAAGAACTCTGTCTTATCATGATTTCATTTGGGGCATTGGGagagaaattacttttatttaaacaggaaACTAAACTGTTCCTTCAGAAATTTAGGAGGAAGCAACTTTCCTGAATTACTGTGATCTATCTGAAGActtctttaaatttatttaaactgtGCTATCACCACTTTTGCCATCAAAGCCATTAATTCTGTATTACTTATATCTGAATTGTGCTTGCCTCAGTGCTTTCTCTGTGTGGTGATTGATTCTGCTGCTCAAATGAAGTGCTGCATGACTACTCtgcattttgatgaaaaattttATGTGGGACGAAGTAGAATTGAATAACTGTAATTGAACTTTCCTCAAGGATGTTTTTGCCCGTGGTACAGTAGCAGGGTTTGTTACGAAAGCTATTGCTTCTCAGATAATACCTTTGAGTTGAGTTTACTACCTGAGCTTGTGTTACGGAAGTTTGTATTCTGTCTGCACTGTAGCTTCATTAGAATAAGAGCATTCACCAATCTTCCTCTCCTCACCACACCAAATGAGAATTAGCCACATCTGAGCAATAATTTAAGTGGGAGAGACCTGCATAGAATACAGAGAGCTGTTCTTTGCTTATCATGAGTTCTGAAGGAGCTGGAGTTGCTGCCTTGCAGAAGTCAGACACTGCTGATCAGTTTGTGCTGCTCCAGGCCAGCAGTTGCACTGCTGGCTTTGGCACATCCTAATGTAACAAACATCTACCTGGGCCAAATGGGAATTTATTTCGGTGGTTTCTTTTGCTTATGTTTATACTTCCTCCAGCTACAGGCTGTCGAAGGTAAGGCAGTAGCAGCAATTGTAGGAGGACTGGTGGACGCAGAAGCACTAGTAGCTCTGAAAGACTTACTGAATAGAGTAAATTGTGATACGCTCTGTACTGAAGAGGTCTTCCCTACTGCCGGAGCTGGGTAAGAATTCAGACAAAGTTTGTCTGTAATGAGTATGCTAATAAACTTTCCAGTCTGCAAATCATCTCATGGCAAGATTCAGAAATGACCAAGGACAGCAATTGCTGATGCATTAGCAGGTTTTGTTTGAATTTACAGTATTCATTTATAGAGAGTATTTATGAATTGTGAGTTGATACTTAGTCTCTACTACAGCAAGGGTTGCACACTTTACTGTATGTTGAGGCTGCTGCAGTTTAACAGTAGGCTACTGAAAGCCAGTTACACTCTGTTGTAAGTTGGATAATTTAGTCTATTTCTATTTGTGTTGTGAAAACTGTAGTACAATTATGACCTCGTAAACTCTGTAATAGCAGATGAAGTTTGTGAAGGCTGACAATATCTGTAAATGTAGGAAATATCCACATTGTCATTCCCTTAATATTTTGCTGTCTCTGATACTCATGAAAGAGAGAAGCTCTTACTTTGTATTTGGGTTAGTAATTCGGATTGAGaaatctctttccctttcttttcccgagatgaaaaaacattttgagcaTCTAGAATCTTTACCATAtcttcattccttccctttACTGAATTCtcatcctctttctttcttacatctTTTTGTTATAGCACAGATTTACGCTCTAACTACCTGCTTAATACCAAGATTGCCGGAGTGGAGGAGGCAGATGTCCTGCTTCTGGTTGGCACCAATCCACGCTTTGAGGCACCGCTTTTTAATGCTAGAATTCGAAAGAGGTTTGTATTCCTTGGTGGTGAATAAGCATGCAAATACATCTGGATTTGATACAATGCTCAGGTGGAGCCGCAGGCAGTAAGTTGAGAGCATTCATCTAGATGGACTCACTGGATTTAGTTCACCTTTAGTAAAGGGAATGGTGATATATCTGTAGGAAAAGGGGGTGTCTTCTCCCTGTAGTGTATAGCTATGTTTTGTTCATTCTCACTTTGACATTTTACGTAAGTTCATATACTCAGACATTTATTCCTTTGTTACATTACACAGACACCTCAGATTTTCTGTCTTATAGAAGTTTGTTAAAGCGTATTccttaaagaattattttcagcattggtttgctgctttttgtattGTTGGTGTAACAAATCAAACTTGCTGATTTTTACAAGCAGTCATTAaagtttaacattttctttggcaAGTAATGTGGCTTTCCCAAACTTTTGAATACAGCTAATTCAACTTCAGCAGGAGACAAATGAGGTTTATAAAAGCCCTGTCCCTTGTAATGCTGGGATCTTCCAAAATACATCACTTTAAACAATAGCGGCcttaaaattttgaaaggaaaaaatgcaatgaaatttATGAACgattcatatatttttataagtcTGTGctatgagaagctgcaaaaaaggaaaaatttctaaCCAGctaaatttttctgtttatctaAGAAATAAGTGGATTTCTAAAACCGTGAGCACTGTCAAATTCGGAATTCTTTCCTCCTACAACTGACTTTAACTTCAATTGTGAAGTAACTGAGAGTTAAGTCAAGCTCAATAAACTTAATAGTAGCTGTaggtgtgggggttttttttgttttgtttggttttgccgAACACAGGAAAAGATGGTTTAAAGTTGTAGCACCTCATTTTGggcaacctttttttttttttttccactgaattgGCAAAAGTTtgagggggagaagggaattGAGTTATGAACTTCTCATGTAAGGTGTGTTGCTGAACTGGTCCCAGAATGTATGTAGAGAAGTAgtcctaaaaaaaattaagcttgcTTAACAGTCAGAATAATGCTAAACTGCATGTTACCAAAACAATGAATTCcatttaaattcctttgaaaGAATTTGCATCCTATTTCAAGTTATTGCTAAAATTATAATTAGTGGCTTTAGTTGAGtaaaacactgtatttctttgacttttataaaatgtttgctgtgttttcagctggCTTCACAATGACTTGCAAGTGGCCCTTGTTGGCTCTCCTGTGAATTTGACCTACACATATGATCATTTGGGAGAGTCCCCACAGATACTCCAGGACATTGCTTCTGGAAAACATGCATTCTCCAAGGTACACACAACTTAAGAGTGTGACTGTTAAATTTCAGATGCATTGAATAATAATCTGAATTCCCCACAGAGATAGATTTGAAGAGAAGTACCATGTTGTATATGGggttatttgtttttaatcagctGCAGAGATGAGGTAATGATTAGTGTGCGCCAAGTATGTGTGAACTGTTTAATATATTCAGGTGTGTAAAACTTTGCAGTGCAG
The window above is part of the Gymnogyps californianus isolate 813 chromosome 7, ASM1813914v2, whole genome shotgun sequence genome. Proteins encoded here:
- the EEF1B2 gene encoding elongation factor 1-beta, which gives rise to MGFGDLKSAAGLRVLNDFLADRSYIEGYVPSQADIAVFEAIAAPPPADLFHALRWYNHIKSYEKQKASLPGVKKALGKYGPADVEDTTGAATDSKDDDDIDLFGSDDEEESEEAKKLREERLAQYESKKSKKPAVVAKSSILLDVKPWDDETDMAKLEECVRSIQADGLVWGSSKLVPVGYGIKKLQIQCVVEDDKVGTDMLEERITAFEDYVQSMDVAAFNKI
- the NDUFS1 gene encoding NADH-ubiquinone oxidoreductase 75 kDa subunit, mitochondrial gives rise to the protein MLRLPAVRRTLAGVAQSSKVCGRTTATAASNQIEVFVDGHPVLVNPGTTVLQACEKAGIQIPRFCYHDRLSVAGNCRMCLVEIEKAPKPVAACAMPVMKGWNILTNSEKSRKAREGVMEFLLANHPLDCPICDQGGECDLQDQSMMFGSDRSRFREGKRAVEDKNIGPLVKTIMTRCIQCTRCIRFASEIAGVDDLGTTGRGNDMQVGTYVEKMFMSELSGNIIDICPVGALTSKPYAFTARPWETRKVESIDVLDAVGSNIVVSTRTGEVMRILPRLHEDINEEWISDKTRFAYDGLKRQRLTQPMIKNEKGLFVYASWEDVLTRVAGVLQAVEGKAVAAIVGGLVDAEALVALKDLLNRVNCDTLCTEEVFPTAGAGTDLRSNYLLNTKIAGVEEADVLLLVGTNPRFEAPLFNARIRKSWLHNDLQVALVGSPVNLTYTYDHLGESPQILQDIASGKHAFSKVLDQAKKPMVVVGSAALQRSDGAAIHAAVSTIAQNARTKSGVGSDWKVMNILHRVASQVAALDLGFKPGVEAIRKNPPKVLYLLGADSGCITRQDLPKDCFIIYQGHHGDVGAPMADVILPGAAYTEKAATYVNTEGRAQQTRVAVTPPGMAREDWRIIRAVSELAGMTLPYENLDQIRKRLEEVSPNLVRYDDVEEANYFNQANELSKLVKQQLLADPLVPPQLTIKDFYMTDSISRASQTMAKCVKAVVEGAHAVEEPASC